The following are encoded in a window of Campylobacterota bacterium genomic DNA:
- a CDS encoding NUDIX domain-containing protein has protein sequence MQNKIKNRLAAYALALIRNGNKILLIKRSDSASFRPGHYSMVGGLLEKNEPFRQALAREINEEIGITAKQEDLHFIHMFHRNGTDHELVAAVFECTNWTGEPFNKEPNKHSEVAWFDLENLPTLMIPAHRNAIKLIMQKQFYSEQP, from the coding sequence ATGCAAAACAAAATAAAAAATCGCTTAGCAGCATACGCTCTTGCACTCATCCGTAACGGCAACAAAATACTATTAATCAAACGCTCTGACTCAGCGTCATTTCGCCCAGGGCACTACTCCATGGTTGGAGGACTTCTAGAAAAAAATGAGCCATTTCGCCAAGCGTTAGCCAGAGAAATTAACGAAGAAATAGGCATTACCGCCAAACAAGAAGACTTACATTTTATTCACATGTTTCATCGCAACGGAACTGACCATGAACTTGTTGCAGCCGTCTTTGAATGCACAAACTGGACCGGTGAACCATTCAACAAAGAGCCAAATAAACACAGCGAAGTTGCTTGGTTTGATTTAGAAAATTTACCGACATTGATGATCCCAGCACACCGTAATGCAATAAAACTCATTATGCAAAAGCAGTTTTATTCTGAACAACCATAA
- a CDS encoding cupin domain-containing protein — MLTIQTVAQAWQEYLKTIQNWQDLTTNITPLQDTCGIIYEIPNPINRPNESFAIVDMSTIALAPPHYHTGGEYEIYIVLQGNGTLVVGSQEHQIEKGSVVITPPETTHYTLPKNNLVLAVINTPPFNPRNMVYVNHTNPTVKFDKTQYYRLIGSHNHTKQHAV; from the coding sequence ATGTTAACAATACAAACAGTAGCTCAAGCATGGCAAGAGTACCTAAAGACCATTCAAAACTGGCAGGATCTGACTACTAATATCACTCCACTACAAGACACCTGTGGCATTATCTACGAGATACCAAATCCAATAAATCGACCGAATGAAAGCTTTGCCATTGTTGATATGAGCACCATAGCCCTGGCCCCGCCACACTACCACACCGGTGGAGAATATGAGATCTACATTGTCTTACAAGGTAACGGAACTTTGGTTGTTGGCAGCCAAGAACACCAAATAGAAAAAGGCTCTGTTGTTATCACACCTCCTGAAACCACACACTACACCTTGCCAAAAAACAATCTCGTTTTAGCAGTCATCAATACTCCACCATTCAATCCGCGTAATATGGTTTATGTTAATCACACCAACCCCACCGTTAAATTTGATAAAACCCAATATTATCGCCTCATTGGAAGTCATAACCACACAAAACAACACGCCGTGTAA
- a CDS encoding TfoX/Sxy family protein, whose amino-acid sequence MKKITTSSIDNDYVAYVLDLLAPLQNVTAKKMFGGYGIYKDDTFFALIAYDTLYFKVNDTTRIDYENHESFPFTYDGKNGQVSLHYWSVPASILENEEALIDWANKAIQVALEAKKAKVGKRKK is encoded by the coding sequence ATGAAAAAAATAACTACCTCCAGCATAGATAACGACTATGTCGCATATGTCTTAGATCTTCTTGCTCCTCTTCAAAACGTAACAGCAAAAAAAATGTTTGGCGGTTATGGTATTTACAAAGATGACACTTTTTTTGCTCTCATCGCTTATGATACTTTGTACTTTAAAGTAAACGACACAACTCGTATCGACTACGAAAATCATGAGTCATTTCCCTTTACTTACGATGGAAAAAACGGTCAGGTCTCACTTCACTACTGGTCTGTACCTGCAAGCATTCTTGAGAATGAAGAAGCATTAATAGACTGGGCAAACAAAGCTATTCAGGTTGCTCTTGAGGCAAAAAAAGCTAAGGTTGGCAAACGCAAAAAATAG
- a CDS encoding alanyl-tRNA editing protein, with product MRKVFWDNPYQCTLNTTVRSVNDSEVLFEETIAYSFAGGQESDKATVNNIPILNSRREGNLIYYTLPENHGLKLGDLVIMTIDWPRRNRLMRLHFAAELVLELVTQQFGFEKIGAHIAEDKARIDFICPENISSTFDYILEQYNAIIKADKSIEKGYSNVANQRRFWKIDGFAQVPCGGTHVKSTTEVGFITLKRDRRGKNIERIEIRLIDDNPTGKPA from the coding sequence ATGCGTAAAGTCTTTTGGGATAATCCATATCAATGCACACTCAATACTACCGTTAGATCTGTAAATGACAGCGAAGTCCTTTTTGAAGAAACTATCGCATACTCATTTGCTGGCGGACAAGAAAGCGATAAAGCTACCGTTAACAATATTCCCATCTTGAACTCACGACGCGAAGGCAATCTTATTTATTATACACTGCCAGAAAACCATGGACTCAAACTAGGAGATCTAGTCATAATGACCATTGACTGGCCGCGTAGAAACCGGTTGATGCGACTGCATTTTGCAGCCGAACTCGTGTTAGAGCTTGTCACACAACAATTTGGCTTTGAAAAAATTGGGGCACACATAGCCGAAGATAAAGCACGTATTGACTTTATATGCCCTGAAAATATTTCATCCACTTTTGACTACATTCTCGAACAATATAATGCAATTATTAAGGCAGATAAATCAATCGAAAAAGGCTACTCCAATGTTGCCAATCAACGACGTTTTTGGAAAATCGATGGTTTTGCACAAGTCCCATGTGGTGGGACACATGTAAAATCAACTACAGAAGTTGGTTTTATCACCCTAAAAAGAGACCGTCGCGGTAAAAATATCGAACGAATTGAGATTCGCCTCATTGACGACAACCCTACGGGTAAACCTGCCTAA
- a CDS encoding acetyltransferase — translation MQENTSKSQVSNFNFTSITEGNIQSLLPLLQSWFTQPHVSKWWPVPKEAESFLDSFITRIRSGTKPYLVVYSNVPIGYIQSYIANTTDSWLPTEYQHSFGIDQFIGEPDYLYKGFGALFIKAFVQKLLTDHTINHVIVDPDASNAPAIKCYTKACFKPVGEFTAPWGQTLLMVLKRADCNL, via the coding sequence GTGCAGGAAAATACGTCGAAATCACAGGTTTCTAACTTTAATTTCACGTCTATCACCGAAGGCAACATTCAATCACTGCTGCCATTACTTCAATCATGGTTTACTCAGCCCCACGTAAGCAAATGGTGGCCAGTTCCAAAGGAAGCAGAAAGTTTTTTAGATTCATTTATTACACGGATCAGATCAGGCACCAAACCGTATCTTGTTGTATATAGTAACGTACCAATTGGCTATATCCAATCATATATCGCTAACACAACCGACTCATGGCTACCAACAGAATATCAACATTCATTTGGCATTGACCAATTTATTGGCGAACCTGATTATTTATATAAAGGTTTTGGAGCTTTGTTCATCAAGGCTTTTGTGCAAAAACTTCTCACCGACCACACAATCAACCATGTTATTGTTGATCCTGATGCAAGTAATGCTCCTGCTATCAAGTGCTACACAAAGGCCTGCTTCAAACCAGTAGGAGAATTTACCGCTCCATGGGGGCAGACACTACTTATGGTTTTAAAGCGAGCTGACTGCAATCTTTAA
- the arfB gene encoding aminoacyl-tRNA hydrolase, with product MKNDVAVKNGIVIPAHEIEVTTSRAGGPGGQHVNKADTKVTLHWNVENTQVLNQGQKERVLGNLQAKLTEDGYLVVRDSTTRSQQQNLQNALTKLATEVRKALYVPKKRMKTRVPKAVKQARLEEKKRRSDVKKMRSKKDFE from the coding sequence ATGAAAAATGATGTTGCAGTAAAAAATGGAATTGTGATTCCTGCACATGAAATTGAGGTGACAACCAGCAGAGCGGGTGGCCCGGGCGGGCAACATGTTAATAAAGCTGACACCAAGGTGACGCTTCATTGGAACGTTGAAAATACTCAGGTGCTTAATCAAGGCCAAAAAGAACGGGTATTAGGCAACTTGCAAGCAAAGCTAACAGAAGACGGCTACTTGGTTGTACGTGATAGTACAACGCGCAGTCAACAGCAGAATTTGCAAAATGCGCTAACAAAACTAGCAACAGAGGTGCGTAAAGCACTTTATGTACCCAAAAAGCGGATGAAAACACGGGTGCCAAAAGCAGTAAAGCAAGCACGACTTGAGGAAAAAAAGCGACGTAGCGATGTAAAAAAAATGAGAAGTAAAAAAGATTTCGAGTAG
- a CDS encoding SDR family NAD(P)-dependent oxidoreductase: protein MFFLILSIILINLFNQTTVLPMEDSKDKYESAAYHKRAIVVGATSGMGRQVAKKLATEEGYEVGITGRRLNLLESLKQEIGEKAHIKQVDVTKPDEAKRAIRELIEELGGLDLFIVSVSAANDNVNETNNHEANLLRLNVDLLGFWHMADLAFEYFKTQGHGHLVGLSSMSGLVGEASSPVYSGCKAFIQRYLEGCYNYIQQNNLSNIYVTDIVPGWVEIEAEDVHKIPNAYWVETTQDAANEIIEAIKEKKQRAYITKRWEFIAFLYQVCPTWLYNKIGGF, encoded by the coding sequence ATGTTCTTTTTAATTCTTTCAATTATTTTGATCAATCTTTTTAATCAAACTACTGTTTTGCCAATGGAGGACTCAAAAGACAAGTACGAATCAGCTGCCTATCACAAAAGGGCTATAGTTGTTGGGGCAACATCAGGCATGGGACGACAAGTTGCAAAAAAACTTGCAACCGAAGAAGGTTATGAGGTTGGCATTACCGGAAGACGCCTCAATTTACTCGAGTCACTCAAGCAAGAAATTGGAGAAAAAGCACACATAAAACAAGTTGATGTAACCAAGCCAGATGAAGCGAAAAGAGCAATTCGAGAATTAATTGAGGAACTGGGTGGCCTGGATTTGTTTATCGTCAGCGTCAGCGCTGCAAATGATAATGTGAATGAAACTAACAACCACGAAGCCAACCTACTAAGACTCAATGTTGATTTACTGGGTTTTTGGCATATGGCCGATCTAGCATTTGAATATTTTAAAACACAAGGGCACGGTCACCTAGTTGGCCTGTCGTCTATGTCTGGACTAGTAGGTGAGGCATCAAGTCCGGTTTATAGTGGATGTAAGGCTTTTATACAACGATACTTGGAGGGGTGTTACAACTACATTCAACAGAATAACTTATCAAACATTTATGTCACTGACATTGTCCCTGGTTGGGTTGAGATAGAGGCTGAAGATGTTCATAAAATACCCAACGCTTATTGGGTTGAGACAACTCAAGATGCTGCAAATGAAATTATTGAAGCCATCAAAGAAAAGAAACAACGAGCCTACATCACCAAACGCTGGGAATTTATTGCATTTCTATACCAAGTATGTCCAACATGGCTTTATAACAAAATTGGAGGTTTTTGA